Proteins from a single region of Cydia pomonella isolate Wapato2018A chromosome 13, ilCydPomo1, whole genome shotgun sequence:
- the LOC133524278 gene encoding HEAT repeat-containing protein 6: MGTNLPRNFSVITGELCNLLYKKVYDRERINLLIDELNAKPYKAELFVKKQDALTLITALCSNIIPTDGVLTAKTSHLINSIITKQILQLDSDYVQKVLFWHIHCFKKCSNMVIPDLLHNIQCIIQLNPAAGQKFSEEFIGSQGVLNRFLDTSKCSLTITQNRLHLCLSALKCMCSITSVPDENKTSEQPILSSDLKEQVSELVVNFLLRITKGQDEYQYCKVVVTALRVLSQIYFNDQNVCIPLPELMGISRYFLVYGLVVQGLKPEKIMPAQQTIAAVPNTTNRNSKGGKKQKLRRQRNNAIESLKKEIPVSEKSLMREVDSFENISTYRPVSQNYLEPQKGRNYWVLTSDSDASDVESSREAKLVALKSRVRQSAANLLLVLIRVTEKRDMFGYWWALLPDSPEVDNWTATDAARKTLAYCAITDPTSNNRASVLSVILALLSGPRMYLSQAEASKKDNASFIPFSVSLGYMIDCMHRVLTCILDSERSHAVILVALKCCAALLQATPYYKMRAGLVSELVRASRKFLVHKDVTVQVGALITMGCVLSIDPKVDEVLKCIEKDTAPTKPVNQIYKESDNNEECDDFEEGYSDDEMFTAVEQTCIEKISEEENTHYFKSWILDICFRNMGWSFKDSEVIKCKPSAIPVILESLQVLSAIAFHHLRDLLQPHLILLADVLFEMLQHEHQDVTLHAAKTVSVIGDAIQKLEQTNESPPVSQCVYMWQKLLTPLSTVLQCHDNPQCKATVCDCIANIGERSFKELPRHLQVLCCTLLVGSCSDEETAVRAAAVRALAMTVMFRTLREDIGFVSDCGENILRALAESSLVVRTKGAWALGNLSDALVLNVDDPEIDDIDDRLLLRLLEVSIQCAADNDKVKMSAMRGLGNILRIIKQNNLQRDPQFRVLCEAAIGKLLDCACKVSNMKVRWNACYAMGNAMKNDDLFTCFSGWQSQVFPNLCSLTRDCKNLKVRINAAVALRAPTTRAQYGELFPLVWRGVMAAMENAANVDDFTEYRHKDNLIEQLSVTLAHLCCLLKQTDLPEILDPLVFHYDCAKSLLTQLCHKLPPENSSCLRILEAAKYVTVDLTAANDTQSQSLSMLQDIFIWDM; encoded by the exons ATGGGCACAAATTTACCCCGTAACTTTTCGGTCATTACCGGTGAACTGTGTAATCTTCTCTACAAGAAAGTATACGATAGAGAGAGAATAAACTTGCTTATCGATGAGCTTAATGCAAAACCTTATAAAGCAGAGTTGTTTGTTAAAAAGCAG GATGCACTGACGTTAATAACAGCACTATGCTCGAATATCATACCTACTGATGGAGTTTTAACTGCAAAAACATCACATCTAATTAATAGtattattacaaaacaaatCCTGCAATTGGACTCAGATTATGTACAAAAAGTGTTATTTTGGCATATTCATTGTTTCAAGAAATGCTCTAACATGGTTATACCTGATTTACTTCACAACATTCAGTGTATTATTCAGTTAAATCCTGCTGCGGGTCAAAAG TTTTCAGAAGAATTTATAGGCAGCCAAGGAGTTTTAAATAGATTTCTAGACACAAGTAAATGTAGCCTGACCATAACACAAAACAGATTACACCTCTGCCTCAGTGCCTTAAAATGCATGTGTTCCATAACTTCTGTGCCAGATGAAAACAAGACATCTGAACAACCAATTTTGAGCTCTGACTTAAAGGAACAAGTATCAGAACTAGTTGTTAACTTTTTGTTGAGAATAACAAAAGGGCAAGATGAATATCAGTATTGTAAA gtgGTTGTTACTGCATTAAGAGTGCTGTCTCAAATCTATTTCAATGATCAGAATGTATGTATTCCACTACCAGAACTTATGGGTATTTCTCGCTACTTCCTTGTCTATGGTCTTGTGGTTCAGGGTCTGAAACCTGAGAAGATAATGCCAGCACAACAAACCATCGCAGCTGTACCTAATACTACAAATCGGAACTCAAAAGGTGGTAAG AAACAAAAACTGAGAAGGCAGAGAAACAATGCAATTGAAAGTTTGAAAAAGGAAATACCGGTATCAGAAAAGAGTTTAATGAGAGAGGTGGACAGTTTTGAAAACATTTCAACATACAGACCGGTTAGTCAAAACTACTTGGAGCCTCAGAAAGGCAGGAACTACTGGGTGCTGACCAGCGATTCTGACGCTTCAGATGTTGAGAGCAGTAGAGAAGCTAAGTTGGTTGCTTTGAAGTCTAGAGTGAGACAGAGTGCTGCTAATCTCTTATTAGTTTTAATAAGg GTAACCGAAAAGCGAGACATGTTCGGATACTGGTGGGCCCTCCTACCTGACTCACCAGAAGTCGACAACTGGACCGCGACAGACGCTGCTAGGAAGACCCTGGCCTACTGTGCGATCACTGACCCCACATCTAATAACAGGGCGAGCGTGCTAAGCGTGATATTGGCGCTGCTTTCCGGGCCTAGGATGTACTTGTCGCAGGCTGAAGCTAG CAAAAAAGACAACGCCTCCTTCATCCCGTTCTCCGTATCACTCGGCTACATGATCGACTGTATGCACAGAGTGTTAACATGCATTTTGGACAGCGAGCGAAGCCACGCGGTCATACTAGTCGCACTTAAATGCTGCGCGGCGCTGTTGCAGGCGACGCCGTACTATAAGATGAGGGCAGGACTTGTGAGTGAGCTGGTTAGAGCGTCGAGGAAATTCCTGGTGCACAAgg ACGTAACAGTGCAAGTCGGAGCTCTAATCACCATGGGATGCGTTCTTTCTATTGACCCCAAAGTAGATGAGGTACTAAAATGTATAGAAAAAGACACAGCTCCAACAAAGCCtgttaatcaaatttataaagaGAGTGATAACAATGAAGAATGTGATGACTTTGAAGAAGGATATTCTGATGACGAAATGTTTACTGCTGTGGAACAAACATGTATAGAAAAAATAAGTGAAGAGGAAAATACACATTATTTCAAAAGTTGGATTTTAGACATATGTTTTAGGAATATGGGTTGGAGTTTCAAGGATAGTGAAGTcatt AAATGTAAGCCCTCAGCGATCCCTGTGATACTAGAATCTCTCCAAGTCCTCTCAGCCATAGCGTTCCACCACCTACGAGACTTGCTACAGCCGCACTTGATACTGTTGGCGGACGTTCTGTTCGAGATGTTGCAACATGAGCATCAGGATGTCACGTTACATGCAGCGAAAACCGTTAGCGTTATTGGGGATGCTATACAGAAACTAG AACAAACAAACGAATCTCCGCCCGTGAGCCAATGTGTGTACATGTGGCAGAAACTACTAACGCCGCTGTCAACCGTGCTGCAATGCCACGATAATCCCCAGTGCAAGGCGACGGTGTGCGACTGCATTGCTAATATAGGCGAGCGGTCGTTTAAGGAGTTACCG CGACATTTACAAGTACTATGCTGCACTCTACTGGTGGGTTCGTGCAGCGACGAGGAGACGGCGGTGCGAGCGGCCGCGGTGCGCGCCCTCGCTATGACTGTCATGTTCCGGACGCTCAGAGAA gaTATCGGTTTCGTTAGCGACTGCGGGGAGAACATATTACGTGCTCTAGCCGAGTCGTCATTGGTGGTGAGAACAAAAGGCGCATGGGCGCTAGGAAACCTGAGCGACGCACTCGTTTTGAATGT GGATGATCCGGAGATAGACGATATCGACGACCGACTCCTGCTGCGTTTGCTGGAGGTCAGCATACAGTGTGCCGCTGATAATGATAAG gtaaagATGAGTGCAATGCGGGGACTTGGCAACATACTGCGCATAATAAAACAGAACAATCTGCAACGCGATCCGCAATTCAGGGTATTATGCGAAGCAGCAATCGGGAAGCTGTTGGACTGCGCGTGCAAAGTGAGCAACATGAAGGTGCGTTGGAACGCGTGCTACGCGATGGGGAATGCCATGAAGAATGACGATTTGTTTACTTGTTTCAGTGGATGGCAG AGTCAAGTCTTCCCAAATCTCTGCTCCCTCACCCGCGATTGCAAGAACCTCAAGGTGCGCATCAACGCGGCGGTAGCACTGCGCGCCCCGACCACCAGAGCGCAATATGGCGAACTGTTCCCGCTCGTGTGGCGAGGCGTCATGGCGGCTATGGAGAACGCCGCCAATGTGGATGATTTCACCGAGTACAGGCATAAGGACAATCTGATTGAACAG CTCAGCGTGACACTAGCACACCTCTGCTGCCTGCTAAAGCAGACCGACTTGCCCGAAATCCTCGACCCCCTCGTCTTCCACTACGACTGCGCGAAGTCCCTCCTGACGCAGCTCTGCCACAAACTGCCGCCTGAGAACTCCTCCTGCCTCAGGATCCTTGAAGCTGCCAAGTACGTGACAGTAGATTTGACAGCCGCCAACGATACGCAGTCCCAGTCGTTGAGTATGTTGCAGGATATATTTATTTGGGATATGTGA